Part of the Bacteriovorax stolpii genome, TTGGTAGCTCGCTTTATTATATGCAAGGATTAATTGCTGGGGCCAGTGGTGTCGGAGCAGGTGCTTATATTTTGCTGAATAAAAATGAAGCGAAAAAACTTAGAAATGACATTAAAGATCTTAACACTGCAATCGATTCAAAAATACTCCAAGTTGAAAAAGAAAAATTACTGCTTTGTAAATTTCAACCTCAACACAAAGTTTGTTATTAAAAGAATAAGCACTTCAAATGCTAGAGATAATAAAAAAGGCATCTTTTTTAAGATGCCCTTTTTATTTAAATTGATTTTTTAAGATTACATTCTTCTTGGGTACAGGTTGATCGGTTGGTTAACCTCAACATTTCTGTTGCCACCCGGTGCCGGGAAACGAATCCCTTGAAGCACATCTTTCATACAGTCGCGGACTTTATCAGAAGTGATTTCTTCTGACGTGATTGAAGATTTCTTCACACCACCATCGCCACCGATCACAAAGTTAAACAGCATGACCCCTTGAAGGCCGTCTGGTTTATTTTGTTTTTCAAGCTCTGACTGGTAACAGCTTCTAAATTGTGGAATGTGATCACGAAGAATTCTTCTGATCTCGTCCGGGTTAATGGTCGAAACCGCTACTTTTTCAACTGGAACACCGGCAACAGAGATTGATCCTTTCTGAGCAAGGCCATCAAAACCTCTACTCGAATCGATCTTTCCTTTTGCTGATCCAGTTAAGCTACCAATGTTGGTTGCTACCTTGGCCATGTTTGCTGTACCGTTTGGTGAACCTGTAATGAAGCCGTCTCCGCCTCCACCACCAACACCGTTACCGATACCGCCACCAGTACCAAATCCAGCGCCACCGTCGTCTTTAGCGCCTTTAGCTGCTGCTCTTTTTAGACCCTGCCCACTTTTTCTAATTGAATCAGTGACGTTAGTCATGTCCAGACCTTGATAAGTGTCTCCCGATCCACCAGTGTTGTTGTCCTTCGCTTTCACCTGGCTAGGTGCTGAGCCTGAACCCACTGTTGTTCTTGGAGCTTTTCTTACGTCAGTTCCTGGTTTATAAGCTTCTTTCTTTCTTGAGGCCGGATCACCTTTTTGAACATCCTGAACTTTCTTTTGGTTTTTATCACCAATGCGATCAGAGTTTTTTACCACTCTGTCAGTTCCATTTTTCACTTTCTCTTCAGGCTTTGGCTCTACAACTTTTTCGCTTTCAGCTGCAGTCACGTTGTTTTTAACGATCTTATTTTTTGCCGGAGGAGTCACTAATTCCATTTTAATCGGGATTAGCTTCGGGGCGTCCTTAAGTTTGTGCTCAAGGTGCAGTTCCGGCATTTTAATCAAAAAGAAAAACAAGTGAATGATGAAGCTTCCGATGAAGGCGCGTTTATTAAAGCGCTTCGTCTCCTGCTCCATATTGCTTTCGCCGGGAGTGTACAATGGTTTTTTTTCAGCACTCATACTTTACTACCCTTTGCTGTTTTTACTTAAGTCTCTTAGATGCATCTTCTTCCGCAGCGATTGAGAAGTTTTTAGCTCCTGCACTCTTTGCGATATCCATGATCTCAACTGCTTTTCCTAAAAACGCCTGAGTGTCACCTTCAAGGATAACTGACTCGGTTTTTAGTTCAGCAAGTTTAGCCACCATTTCTTCTGCAAGCTTTGCTTCTTCAACATACTTTCCTTGAAGAGCAACTTTACCTTCTTTATTAAGCGTGATGATTAAAATTTCATCCTGCTTTTTTTCATTGGTGATCGCAGTCTTTGGAAGTTCGATATCCAGACCCGACTCAAGCGCCGCTGTCGACGTTACCATGAAGATAATCAGAAGAACGAGCATGATATCGATAAGCGGAGTAAGGTTTACTTCCGCCATGATGTTGTCATCACCATCGTTGTTGTTATTTACGTTCATTGCCATAAGGCACTCCTACAGTTTAAAGATTCTAGTTCTCGCTTACTTTTTAGCAGAGTTAAAGCTTTCAGCTAAATCACCAATGCCATTTTTGAACATTGCCAGCGATTCACCGATTTTTACCAGAATGTAGTTGTAGAAAAGTAGAGCTACTACCGCTACAAGAATCCCGGCCGCTGTTGCGATAAGAGCTTCTGAAATTGAAGCTGATACGATCGCAAACCCTGCTTTACCAGCAGCACCGATTTCTTTAAATGACCCCATGATCCCCCAAACCGTACCGAATAGTCCTACGAATGGAGCTGATGAAGCTACAGTACCAAGGATCCAGATATTTTTCTTTAGACCCATTGATGTTTCGTTAAGGCGGCGTTGCATACGCGCTTCCCACTCTTCAGAAGATGAAGCATCTTCGAAAACTGCAGAGTGTGGTTTAGCAATAAGCTCAGGACAGTTCTTGTATAGCCATTCCATTTCATTGAAACGTTTTGATTGAATGATTCTCATTCCTTCGTCATAGAAATATTTAGCTTGTTTATTAAAGTTCATTAGGAACCAGATTTTTTGAATGGCAACTGTCCAAACGGCTACTGAGAAAATAAGTAGCGGGTACATGATAAAGCCACCTTGCTTAAATAAATGCATCAATTCCATTTGCAGACTCCTTGATCTGTAAGTATCGTAATTTATATTCGACTCATTCGATTATAAAACCTTTACGGCTAATTTAATTAATATTTTAGCTTAGTTTTCATTTTTTCATAAAAGCATTTTACTCCGGTAATATTATCTCTATCT contains:
- a CDS encoding ExbD/TolR family protein encodes the protein MAMNVNNNNDGDDNIMAEVNLTPLIDIMLVLLIIFMVTSTAALESGLDIELPKTAITNEKKQDEILIITLNKEGKVALQGKYVEEAKLAEEMVAKLAELKTESVILEGDTQAFLGKAVEIMDIAKSAGAKNFSIAAEEDASKRLK
- a CDS encoding AgmX/PglI C-terminal domain-containing protein, whose protein sequence is MSAEKKPLYTPGESNMEQETKRFNKRAFIGSFIIHLFFFLIKMPELHLEHKLKDAPKLIPIKMELVTPPAKNKIVKNNVTAAESEKVVEPKPEEKVKNGTDRVVKNSDRIGDKNQKKVQDVQKGDPASRKKEAYKPGTDVRKAPRTTVGSGSAPSQVKAKDNNTGGSGDTYQGLDMTNVTDSIRKSGQGLKRAAAKGAKDDGGAGFGTGGGIGNGVGGGGGDGFITGSPNGTANMAKVATNIGSLTGSAKGKIDSSRGFDGLAQKGSISVAGVPVEKVAVSTINPDEIRRILRDHIPQFRSCYQSELEKQNKPDGLQGVMLFNFVIGGDGGVKKSSITSEEITSDKVRDCMKDVLQGIRFPAPGGNRNVEVNQPINLYPRRM
- a CDS encoding MotA/TolQ/ExbB proton channel family protein; this translates as MELMHLFKQGGFIMYPLLIFSVAVWTVAIQKIWFLMNFNKQAKYFYDEGMRIIQSKRFNEMEWLYKNCPELIAKPHSAVFEDASSSEEWEARMQRRLNETSMGLKKNIWILGTVASSAPFVGLFGTVWGIMGSFKEIGAAGKAGFAIVSASISEALIATAAGILVAVVALLFYNYILVKIGESLAMFKNGIGDLAESFNSAKK